The following proteins come from a genomic window of Liolophura sinensis isolate JHLJ2023 chromosome 13, CUHK_Ljap_v2, whole genome shotgun sequence:
- the LOC135480650 gene encoding uncharacterized protein LOC135480650, with product MIIIQLKYNDTNIHSPTFQKDAYVVDVNVSTPVDGRVLLTVRAEDPDPDDNGKIEYSFAKDTNDRTKSIFGLHLNTGEITLSYALDGEEVIYRFTVVARDKGVVPKSGQTEVWVVVTGRTGNVNGSVISAVAGCLGGAVLILGVILVLCFTRLKKLRNQIQEEKLDKENMKRLFQLNQIHFQDSNQPNVRSEPFDMIDDGQIPNYNEIVDSPSGGGYNLPNDFPLPNDSDVAGESSTDIREGTSDYMHPIGTLPRSNGGLTSDGYMMAVSTSASSNATLKKDDMDYIHANSLKR from the exons ATGATAATTATCCAGCTGAAGTACAACGATACAAACATTCACAGTCCAACATTTCAGAAAG ACGCGTACGTTGTCGATGTGAATGTTAGCACCCCGGTAGACGGGAGGGTTCTGCTAACAGTACGAGCCGAGGACCCTGACCCTGACGACAACGGAAAGATAGAGTACTCATTTGCTAAGGATACCAACGACAGG ACCAAATCCATCTTTGGACTCCACCTGAACACAGGAGAAATAACACTAAGTTACGCTCTGGATGGAGAAGAGGTCATATACAGATTTACCGTTGTGGCACGTGACAAAGGCGTCGTCCCAAAGTCAGG ACAGACAGAGGTATGGGTGGTGGTAACCGGAAGGACAGGTAATGTAAATG GCTCAGTCATTAGTGCAGTGGCAGGTTGCCTGGGAGGAGCCGTTCTCATCCTCGGTGTCATCCTCGTGCTTTGTTTTACTCG GTTAAAGAAACTGAGAAATCAAATACAAGAGGAAAAATTGGACAAGGAGAATATGAAGCGACTATTCCAGTTAAATCAGATACATTTTCAAGACAGCAA CCAGCCGAACGTGCGATCGGAGCCGTTTGATATGATCGATGATGGTCAAATTCCGAATTACAACGAGATTGTGGATTCCCCGTCTGGCGGAGGTTACAACCTGCCGAATGATTTCCCCTTGCCGAATGACTCTGATGTCGCTGGGGAGAGCTCGACAGATATCCGAGAAGGCACGAGTGACTACATGCATCCAATCGGCACACTTCCTCGATCAAACGGGGGCCTTACATCTGATGGCTATATGATGGCTGTGTCAACCTCGGCGTCATCAAACGCAACCTTGAAAAAGGATGATATGGATTACATTCACGCAAATTCTCTGAAGCGTTAG